Proteins encoded within one genomic window of Orcinus orca chromosome 21, mOrcOrc1.1, whole genome shotgun sequence:
- the RAB11FIP1 gene encoding rab11 family-interacting protein 1 isoform X1: MSLAASAGRGPEAVWSPTHVQVTVLQARGLRAKGPGGTSDAYAVIQVGKEKYATSVSERSLGAPVWREEATFELPPLLSAEAAPAAAATLQLTVLHRALLGLDKFLGRAEVDLRELHRDHGHRKTQWCTLKSKPGKKNKERGEIEVDIQFMRSNMTASMFDLSMKDKSRNPFGKLKDKIKGKNKDSASDTVSAIIPSVTPSADSDDESPSKDKKKKSKLKTLFSRSNLQRAPLSQSMSVLPTVKSDKVLLRPGDFQSQWEDEDNGEDKSSSASDVLSHKGTASVGPKQLNQIHFNPPKKEGLSFLGGLRSKNDTLSRSNVCINGNHVYVEQPEAKSETKGSSPASSPSPQGLRKKHLFSSTENLASRPLKEPGEGGAVPSESSTKDSLKSMSLPSYQQLVSGDLRENAALATLEAAKETKESKKQENKKSSLLSLVTGKKDTAKGSEGESPPAAPGKEREGTPVAVRASEDQPGPVDDPVKRSDEETAAIVSGRDRAPNPFEDVQIPEPEADPEPKAAPAPPVPSPRAPQTRAVKPRLEVSPEAQPAPRLPPSTRSPLVFSALPSSSGQTPIPSKLGHDSEPQPLESPPGSSFPSPVAAPISTSTPIEHWPPTDVGEASPEELPSLLEPELEKESLTQVPSTVPCAVGSLSKQTPIPVGKGMEDSPVGKTTADDPGQSLRTQPEVGREEELLGSPPRKQQGTIPSSVEAREVTSATALRGGGMGSPAGKPPRRGASGSAGQSRSPVGDADGGGGMSPAVKEAVPPVPVGESVPPLDSAMQRHEEMGPDACEGRKETEGQVLFSEQLSREEAGEEAPVLVRGDRGDPQEVTPQGAAPGNVWDTGHSQEGAAVAGPWPAALAARPPCPSSKGSFLGGPAHAASSGRDGPRLRSQGDDIRMAQNQSKASDHEGLLSDPLHGLQSSCEEKPPALAHLDLTLPSIPEVASEDERGDQLEDDRGVAPVAALGGGASSPSTWPAHAERERASSREAGGSAGGLREPRPGAPRAPTPASAEQTTALEVEEPQSPGPGDSGEAKPVGDGRPGQPPAAALDSLVSGPPFSEPFPATRSFPTCAHSDTHHTSTAESQKKAAVEGSAGKVENSGKRKPLLQAWVSPSDTQPVSARPSAGRGSAKHRLHPVKPMNTAATKVALSSSGTATIISENLVNEAMMKKYKPSEPAFAYAQLTHDELIQLVLKQKETISKKECQVRQLEDYIDNLLVRVMEETPSILRVPSQVGKKAGKM, translated from the exons ATGTCCCTGGCGGCCTCGGCGGGCAGGGGCCCGGAGGCCGTGTGGTCTCCAACGCACGTGCAGGTGACGGTGCTCCAGGCTCGGGGCCTGCGGGCCAAGGGCCCCGGGGGCACGAGCGACGCGTACGCAGTGATCCAGGTGGGCAAGGAGAAGTACGCCACCTCCGTGTCGGAGCGCAGCCTGGGCGCGCCCGTGTGGCGGGAGGAGGCCACCTTTGAGCTACCGCCGCTGCTGTCGGCTGAGGcagcgcccgccgccgccgccaccctGCAGCTCACCGTGCTGCACCGCGCGCTGCTCGGCCTCGACAAGTTCCTGGGCCGCGCCGAGGTGGACCTGCGGGAGCTGCACCGGGACCACGGCCACAGGAAGACCCA GTGGTGTACCTTGAAATCCAAACCGgggaagaagaataaagaacGAGGAGAAATTGAGGTTGACATCCAGTTTATGAGAAGCAACATGACCGCTAGCATGTTTGACCTTTCCATGAAAGACAAGTCTCGGAATCCCTTCGGGAAACTGAAGGACAAGATCAAGGGGAAGAATAAGGACAGCGCGTCAGATACCGTGTCAGCCATCATCCCCAGCGTGACGCCCTCGGCTGACAGCGATGACGAGTCTCCTTCGAAAGACAAGAAGAAGAAGTCAAAGCTCAAGACCTTGTTTTCCAGGTCCAACCTGCAGAGAGCACCACTTTCCCAGTCCATGTCTGTCCTGCCGACTGTAAAGTCAGACAAAGTGCTGCTTCGTCCTGGAGACTTTCAGTCCCAGTGGGAGGATGAGGACAATGGCGAGGACAAGTCCTCCTCTGCCTCGGACG TCTTGTCTCACAAGGGAACGGCAAGCGTGGGTCCTAAGCAGCTGAACCAGATCCACTTCAACCCCCCCAAGAAGGAAGGACTCTCCTTCCTGGGAGGCCTTCGGTCTAAGAATGACACCCTTTCCCGCTCGAATGTTTGTATCAACGGGAACCACGTCTATGTGGAGCAGCCTGAAGCCAAGAGCGAGACCAAGGGCAGCTCCCCGGCCTCCTCGCCATCCCCCCAGGGCCTCAGGAAGAAGCATTTGTTCTCATCTACAGAAAACCTGGCCTCTCGACCTTTGAAGGAGCCTGGGGAAGGAGGTGCAGTGCCTTCCGAGTCTTCCACAAAGGACTCTCTCAAGTCCATGTCCCTGCCATCCTACCAGCAGCTGGTCAGCGGGGACCTTCGGGAGAACGCGGCTCTGGCGACCTTGgaggctgcaaaggaaaccaaagagaGCAAGAAACAGGAGAACAAGAAGtcctctctgctctccctggTGACTGGGAAGAAGGACACAGCCAAGGGCAGTGAAGGCGAAAGCCCGCCGGCCGCCCccgggaaggagagggaaggcaCGCCCGTGGCGGTCAGAGCCAGTGAGGACCAGCCGGGGCCTGTCGACGACCCTGTGAAGAGATCGGACGAGGAGACTGCGGCCATTGTCTCCGGACGGGACAGAGCCCCGAACCCCTTTGAAGACGTGCAGATCCCAGAACCAGAAGCTGACCCAGAGCCCAAGGCTGCACCAGCGCCACCTGTTCCCTCACCCAGGGCTCCCCAGACCAGAGCCGTGAAACCCCG ACTGGAAGTGTCTCCAGAGGCTCAGCCCGCACCCAGGCTCCCTCCTTCCACTCGCTCTCCTCTCGTGTTCTCTGCTCTCCCTTCCAGTTCTGGTCAGACACCCATCCCTTCTAAACTGGGGCATGATTCAGAGCCACAGCCCTTGGAATCTCCTCCTGGctcctctttcccctctcctGTAGCGGCCCCCATTTCCACATCCACTCCCATTGAACACTGGCCTCCCACAGATGTGGGTGAGGCCAGTCCTGAAGAACTGCCTTCGCTCCTTGAACCAGAGCTAGAAAAGGAGAGTTTGACACAAGTTCCAAGTACTGTTCCTTGTGCTGTGGGCTCGCTTTCCAAACAGACACCCATtccagtggggaaagggatggAAGACTCTCCAGTGGGGAAGACCACCGCTGATGACCCAGGACAGTCTCTCCGGACGCAGCCTGAAGTGGGGCGAGAAGAAGAGCTTCTGGGGTCTCCCCCCAGGAAACAACAAGGCACCATCCCTTCATCTGTCGAGGCCCGAGAAGTAACATCCGCCACTGCGCTCAGAGGAGGCGGGATGGGCAGCCCTGCCGGGAAGCCCCCGAGGCGGGGAGCCTCAGGCTCTGCGGGTCAATCTAGGTCTCCCGTGGGGGATGCAGACGGGGGTGGCGGGATGAGTCCTGCAGTTAAGGAAGCGGTGCCCCCCGTTCCCGTGGGCGAGTCGGTGCCTCCACTTGACTCTGCGATGCAGAGACACGAAGAGATGGGTCCGGATGCCTGTGAGGGCAGAAAGGAAACCGAGGGGCAGGTGTTGTTTTCCGAGCAGCTCTCTAGGGAAGAGGCGGGGGAGGAGGCCCCTGTGCTGGTCCGCGGGGACAGAGGTGACCCCCAGGAGGTGACGCCACAAGGGGCCGCCCCTGGAAATGTGTGGGACACGGGACACTCCCAGGAGGGCGCGGCTGTGGCTGGACCCTGGCCCGCTGCCCTGGCAGCTCGCCCTCCCTGCCCGTCCTCCAAGGGGAGCTTCTTGGGGGGCCCCGCGCATGCCGCCAGCTCGGGGAGAGATGGTCCCCGTCTCAGGAGTCAGGGAGACGACATCCGGATGGCGCAGAACCAGAGCAAAGCCAGTGACCACGAGGGTCTGCTGTCTGACCCCCTGCACGGCCTTCAGTCCTCCTGCGAGGAaaagcccccagccctggcccatcTGGACTTGACCCTGCCTTCCATCCCCGAAGTCGCTTCGGAAGACGAGAGAGGAGATCAGCTTGAAGATGACAGAGGGGTGGCCCCGGTGGCAGCTCTGGGAGGAGGGGCTTCTTCCCCGAGCACGTGGCCCGCCCATGCTGAGCGGGAGAGGGCGTCCAGCAGGGAGGCCGGCGGGTCAGCAGGGGGCCTGCGCGAGCCCAGGCCGGGAGCGCCCAGAGCACCCACCCCAGCTTCTGCAGAGCAGACCACAGCCTTGGAGGTTGAGGAACCACAGTCGCCGGGCCCCGGTGACAGCGGGGAGGCAAAACCAGTGGGAGATGGGAGGCCGGGTCAGCCTCCAGCCGCAGCCCTGGATTCCCTTGTGTCCGGCCCCCCCTTTTCTGAGCCCTTTCCTGCCACACGCTCTTTTCCCACCTGTGCACACTCTGACACCCACCACACCAGTACAGCAGAATCTCAAAAAAAAGCAGCAGTCGAGGGCTCCGCGGGTAAAGTGGAAAATTCTGGCAAGAGGAAGCCGCTTCTTCAGGCCTGGGTCTCACCCTCAGATACACAGCCCGTCTCGGCTCGGCCAAGCGCTGGACGCGGGTCGGCCAAGCACAG ACTTCATCCCGTGAAGCCGATGAACACGGCAGCCACCAAGGTCGCTCTCTCCAGCTCGGGAACTGCCACCATCATCAGTGAGAACTTGGTCAACGAAGCCATGATGAAG AAATACAAGCCCTCGGAACCCGCGTTTGCTTATGCACAGCTGACCCACGACGAGCTGATCCAGCTTGTCCTCAAACAGAAGGAAACGATAAGCAAGAAGGAGTGTCAGGTGCGCCAGCTGGAAGACTACATCGACAACCTGCTGGTCAGGGTCATGGAAGAGACCCCCAGCATCCTCCGGGTTCCCTCTCAGGTTggcaaaaaagcaggaaaaatgtgA
- the RAB11FIP1 gene encoding rab11 family-interacting protein 1 isoform X4, producing the protein MSLAASAGRGPEAVWSPTHVQVTVLQARGLRAKGPGGTSDAYAVIQVGKEKYATSVSERSLGAPVWREEATFELPPLLSAEAAPAAAATLQLTVLHRALLGLDKFLGRAEVDLRELHRDHGHRKTQWCTLKSKPGKKNKERGEIEVDIQFMRSNMTASMFDLSMKDKSRNPFGKLKDKIKGKNKDSASDTVSAIIPSVTPSADSDDESPSKDKKKKSKLKTLFSRSNLQRAPLSQSMSVLPTVKSDKVLLRPGDFQSQWEDEDNGEDKSSSASDVLSHKGTASVGPKQLNQIHFNPPKKEGLSFLGGLRSKNDTLSRSNVCINGNHVYVEQPEAKSETKGSSPASSPSPQGLRKKHLFSSTENLASRPLKEPGEGGAVPSESSTKDSLKSMSLPSYQQLVSGDLRENAALATLEAAKETKESKKQENKKSSLLSLVTGKKDTAKGSEGESPPAAPGKEREGTPVAVRASEDQPGPVDDPVKRSDEETAAIVSGRDRAPNPFEDVQIPEPEADPEPKAAPAPPVPSPRAPQTRAVKPRLHPVKPMNTAATKVALSSSGTATIISENLVNEAMMKKYKPSEPAFAYAQLTHDELIQLVLKQKETISKKECQVRQLEDYIDNLLVRVMEETPSILRVPSQVGKKAGKM; encoded by the exons ATGTCCCTGGCGGCCTCGGCGGGCAGGGGCCCGGAGGCCGTGTGGTCTCCAACGCACGTGCAGGTGACGGTGCTCCAGGCTCGGGGCCTGCGGGCCAAGGGCCCCGGGGGCACGAGCGACGCGTACGCAGTGATCCAGGTGGGCAAGGAGAAGTACGCCACCTCCGTGTCGGAGCGCAGCCTGGGCGCGCCCGTGTGGCGGGAGGAGGCCACCTTTGAGCTACCGCCGCTGCTGTCGGCTGAGGcagcgcccgccgccgccgccaccctGCAGCTCACCGTGCTGCACCGCGCGCTGCTCGGCCTCGACAAGTTCCTGGGCCGCGCCGAGGTGGACCTGCGGGAGCTGCACCGGGACCACGGCCACAGGAAGACCCA GTGGTGTACCTTGAAATCCAAACCGgggaagaagaataaagaacGAGGAGAAATTGAGGTTGACATCCAGTTTATGAGAAGCAACATGACCGCTAGCATGTTTGACCTTTCCATGAAAGACAAGTCTCGGAATCCCTTCGGGAAACTGAAGGACAAGATCAAGGGGAAGAATAAGGACAGCGCGTCAGATACCGTGTCAGCCATCATCCCCAGCGTGACGCCCTCGGCTGACAGCGATGACGAGTCTCCTTCGAAAGACAAGAAGAAGAAGTCAAAGCTCAAGACCTTGTTTTCCAGGTCCAACCTGCAGAGAGCACCACTTTCCCAGTCCATGTCTGTCCTGCCGACTGTAAAGTCAGACAAAGTGCTGCTTCGTCCTGGAGACTTTCAGTCCCAGTGGGAGGATGAGGACAATGGCGAGGACAAGTCCTCCTCTGCCTCGGACG TCTTGTCTCACAAGGGAACGGCAAGCGTGGGTCCTAAGCAGCTGAACCAGATCCACTTCAACCCCCCCAAGAAGGAAGGACTCTCCTTCCTGGGAGGCCTTCGGTCTAAGAATGACACCCTTTCCCGCTCGAATGTTTGTATCAACGGGAACCACGTCTATGTGGAGCAGCCTGAAGCCAAGAGCGAGACCAAGGGCAGCTCCCCGGCCTCCTCGCCATCCCCCCAGGGCCTCAGGAAGAAGCATTTGTTCTCATCTACAGAAAACCTGGCCTCTCGACCTTTGAAGGAGCCTGGGGAAGGAGGTGCAGTGCCTTCCGAGTCTTCCACAAAGGACTCTCTCAAGTCCATGTCCCTGCCATCCTACCAGCAGCTGGTCAGCGGGGACCTTCGGGAGAACGCGGCTCTGGCGACCTTGgaggctgcaaaggaaaccaaagagaGCAAGAAACAGGAGAACAAGAAGtcctctctgctctccctggTGACTGGGAAGAAGGACACAGCCAAGGGCAGTGAAGGCGAAAGCCCGCCGGCCGCCCccgggaaggagagggaaggcaCGCCCGTGGCGGTCAGAGCCAGTGAGGACCAGCCGGGGCCTGTCGACGACCCTGTGAAGAGATCGGACGAGGAGACTGCGGCCATTGTCTCCGGACGGGACAGAGCCCCGAACCCCTTTGAAGACGTGCAGATCCCAGAACCAGAAGCTGACCCAGAGCCCAAGGCTGCACCAGCGCCACCTGTTCCCTCACCCAGGGCTCCCCAGACCAGAGCCGTGAAACCCCG ACTTCATCCCGTGAAGCCGATGAACACGGCAGCCACCAAGGTCGCTCTCTCCAGCTCGGGAACTGCCACCATCATCAGTGAGAACTTGGTCAACGAAGCCATGATGAAG AAATACAAGCCCTCGGAACCCGCGTTTGCTTATGCACAGCTGACCCACGACGAGCTGATCCAGCTTGTCCTCAAACAGAAGGAAACGATAAGCAAGAAGGAGTGTCAGGTGCGCCAGCTGGAAGACTACATCGACAACCTGCTGGTCAGGGTCATGGAAGAGACCCCCAGCATCCTCCGGGTTCCCTCTCAGGTTggcaaaaaagcaggaaaaatgtgA
- the RAB11FIP1 gene encoding rab11 family-interacting protein 1 isoform X2, giving the protein MSLAASAGRGPEAVWSPTHVQVTVLQARGLRAKGPGGTSDAYAVIQVGKEKYATSVSERSLGAPVWREEATFELPPLLSAEAAPAAAATLQLTVLHRALLGLDKFLGRAEVDLRELHRDHGHRKTQWCTLKSKPGKKNKERGEIEVDIQFMRSNMTASMFDLSMKDKSRNPFGKLKDKIKGKNKDSASDTVSAIIPSVTPSADSDDESPSKDKKKKSKLKTLFSRSNLQRAPLSQSMSVLPTVKSDKVLLRPGDFQSQWEDEDNGEDKSSSASDVLSHKGTASVGPKQLNQIHFNPPKKEGLSFLGGLRSKNDTLSRSNVCINGNHVYVEQPEAKSETKGSSPASSPSPQGLRKKHLFSSTENLASRPLKEPGEGGAVPSESSTKDSLKSMSLPSYQQLVSGDLRENAALATLEAAKETKESKKQENKKSSLLSLVTGKKDTAKGSEGESPPAAPGKEREGTPVAVRASEDQPGPVDDPVKRSDEETAAIVSGRDRAPNPFEDVQIPEPEADPEPKAAPAPPVPSPRAPQTRAVKPRLEVSPEAQPAPRLPPSTRSPLVFSALPSSSGQTPIPSKLGHDSEPQPLESPPGSSFPSPVAAPISTSTPIEHWPPTDVGEASPEELPSLLEPELEKESLTQVPSTVPCAVGSLSKQTPIPVGKGMEDSPVGKTTADDPGQSLRTQPEVGREEELLGSPPRKQQGTIPSSVEAREVTSATALRGGGMGSPAGKPPRRGASGSAGQSRSPVGDADGGGGMSPAVKEAVPPVPVGESVPPLDSAMQRHEEMGPDACEGRKETEGQVLFSEQLSREEAGEEAPVLVRGDRGDPQEVTPQGAAPGNVWDTGHSQEGAAVAGPWPAALAARPPCPSSKGSFLGGPAHAASSGRDGPRLRSQGDDIRMAQNQSKASDHEGLLSDPLHGLQSSCEEKPPALAHLDLTLPSIPEVASEDERGDQLEDDRGVAPVAALGGGASSPSTWPAHAERERASSREAGGSAGGLREPRPGAPRAPTPASAEQTTALEVEEPQSPGPGDSGEAKPVGDGRPGQPPAAALDSLVSGPPFSEPFPATRSFPTCAHSDTHHTSTAESQKKAAVEGSAGKVENSGKRKPLLQAWVSPSDTQPVSARPSAGRGSAKHRLHPVKPMNTAATKVALSSSGTATIISENLVNEAMMKKYKPSEPAFAYAQLTHDELIQLVLKQKETISKKECQVRQLEDYIDNLLVRVMEETPSILRVPSQDTCPLLN; this is encoded by the exons ATGTCCCTGGCGGCCTCGGCGGGCAGGGGCCCGGAGGCCGTGTGGTCTCCAACGCACGTGCAGGTGACGGTGCTCCAGGCTCGGGGCCTGCGGGCCAAGGGCCCCGGGGGCACGAGCGACGCGTACGCAGTGATCCAGGTGGGCAAGGAGAAGTACGCCACCTCCGTGTCGGAGCGCAGCCTGGGCGCGCCCGTGTGGCGGGAGGAGGCCACCTTTGAGCTACCGCCGCTGCTGTCGGCTGAGGcagcgcccgccgccgccgccaccctGCAGCTCACCGTGCTGCACCGCGCGCTGCTCGGCCTCGACAAGTTCCTGGGCCGCGCCGAGGTGGACCTGCGGGAGCTGCACCGGGACCACGGCCACAGGAAGACCCA GTGGTGTACCTTGAAATCCAAACCGgggaagaagaataaagaacGAGGAGAAATTGAGGTTGACATCCAGTTTATGAGAAGCAACATGACCGCTAGCATGTTTGACCTTTCCATGAAAGACAAGTCTCGGAATCCCTTCGGGAAACTGAAGGACAAGATCAAGGGGAAGAATAAGGACAGCGCGTCAGATACCGTGTCAGCCATCATCCCCAGCGTGACGCCCTCGGCTGACAGCGATGACGAGTCTCCTTCGAAAGACAAGAAGAAGAAGTCAAAGCTCAAGACCTTGTTTTCCAGGTCCAACCTGCAGAGAGCACCACTTTCCCAGTCCATGTCTGTCCTGCCGACTGTAAAGTCAGACAAAGTGCTGCTTCGTCCTGGAGACTTTCAGTCCCAGTGGGAGGATGAGGACAATGGCGAGGACAAGTCCTCCTCTGCCTCGGACG TCTTGTCTCACAAGGGAACGGCAAGCGTGGGTCCTAAGCAGCTGAACCAGATCCACTTCAACCCCCCCAAGAAGGAAGGACTCTCCTTCCTGGGAGGCCTTCGGTCTAAGAATGACACCCTTTCCCGCTCGAATGTTTGTATCAACGGGAACCACGTCTATGTGGAGCAGCCTGAAGCCAAGAGCGAGACCAAGGGCAGCTCCCCGGCCTCCTCGCCATCCCCCCAGGGCCTCAGGAAGAAGCATTTGTTCTCATCTACAGAAAACCTGGCCTCTCGACCTTTGAAGGAGCCTGGGGAAGGAGGTGCAGTGCCTTCCGAGTCTTCCACAAAGGACTCTCTCAAGTCCATGTCCCTGCCATCCTACCAGCAGCTGGTCAGCGGGGACCTTCGGGAGAACGCGGCTCTGGCGACCTTGgaggctgcaaaggaaaccaaagagaGCAAGAAACAGGAGAACAAGAAGtcctctctgctctccctggTGACTGGGAAGAAGGACACAGCCAAGGGCAGTGAAGGCGAAAGCCCGCCGGCCGCCCccgggaaggagagggaaggcaCGCCCGTGGCGGTCAGAGCCAGTGAGGACCAGCCGGGGCCTGTCGACGACCCTGTGAAGAGATCGGACGAGGAGACTGCGGCCATTGTCTCCGGACGGGACAGAGCCCCGAACCCCTTTGAAGACGTGCAGATCCCAGAACCAGAAGCTGACCCAGAGCCCAAGGCTGCACCAGCGCCACCTGTTCCCTCACCCAGGGCTCCCCAGACCAGAGCCGTGAAACCCCG ACTGGAAGTGTCTCCAGAGGCTCAGCCCGCACCCAGGCTCCCTCCTTCCACTCGCTCTCCTCTCGTGTTCTCTGCTCTCCCTTCCAGTTCTGGTCAGACACCCATCCCTTCTAAACTGGGGCATGATTCAGAGCCACAGCCCTTGGAATCTCCTCCTGGctcctctttcccctctcctGTAGCGGCCCCCATTTCCACATCCACTCCCATTGAACACTGGCCTCCCACAGATGTGGGTGAGGCCAGTCCTGAAGAACTGCCTTCGCTCCTTGAACCAGAGCTAGAAAAGGAGAGTTTGACACAAGTTCCAAGTACTGTTCCTTGTGCTGTGGGCTCGCTTTCCAAACAGACACCCATtccagtggggaaagggatggAAGACTCTCCAGTGGGGAAGACCACCGCTGATGACCCAGGACAGTCTCTCCGGACGCAGCCTGAAGTGGGGCGAGAAGAAGAGCTTCTGGGGTCTCCCCCCAGGAAACAACAAGGCACCATCCCTTCATCTGTCGAGGCCCGAGAAGTAACATCCGCCACTGCGCTCAGAGGAGGCGGGATGGGCAGCCCTGCCGGGAAGCCCCCGAGGCGGGGAGCCTCAGGCTCTGCGGGTCAATCTAGGTCTCCCGTGGGGGATGCAGACGGGGGTGGCGGGATGAGTCCTGCAGTTAAGGAAGCGGTGCCCCCCGTTCCCGTGGGCGAGTCGGTGCCTCCACTTGACTCTGCGATGCAGAGACACGAAGAGATGGGTCCGGATGCCTGTGAGGGCAGAAAGGAAACCGAGGGGCAGGTGTTGTTTTCCGAGCAGCTCTCTAGGGAAGAGGCGGGGGAGGAGGCCCCTGTGCTGGTCCGCGGGGACAGAGGTGACCCCCAGGAGGTGACGCCACAAGGGGCCGCCCCTGGAAATGTGTGGGACACGGGACACTCCCAGGAGGGCGCGGCTGTGGCTGGACCCTGGCCCGCTGCCCTGGCAGCTCGCCCTCCCTGCCCGTCCTCCAAGGGGAGCTTCTTGGGGGGCCCCGCGCATGCCGCCAGCTCGGGGAGAGATGGTCCCCGTCTCAGGAGTCAGGGAGACGACATCCGGATGGCGCAGAACCAGAGCAAAGCCAGTGACCACGAGGGTCTGCTGTCTGACCCCCTGCACGGCCTTCAGTCCTCCTGCGAGGAaaagcccccagccctggcccatcTGGACTTGACCCTGCCTTCCATCCCCGAAGTCGCTTCGGAAGACGAGAGAGGAGATCAGCTTGAAGATGACAGAGGGGTGGCCCCGGTGGCAGCTCTGGGAGGAGGGGCTTCTTCCCCGAGCACGTGGCCCGCCCATGCTGAGCGGGAGAGGGCGTCCAGCAGGGAGGCCGGCGGGTCAGCAGGGGGCCTGCGCGAGCCCAGGCCGGGAGCGCCCAGAGCACCCACCCCAGCTTCTGCAGAGCAGACCACAGCCTTGGAGGTTGAGGAACCACAGTCGCCGGGCCCCGGTGACAGCGGGGAGGCAAAACCAGTGGGAGATGGGAGGCCGGGTCAGCCTCCAGCCGCAGCCCTGGATTCCCTTGTGTCCGGCCCCCCCTTTTCTGAGCCCTTTCCTGCCACACGCTCTTTTCCCACCTGTGCACACTCTGACACCCACCACACCAGTACAGCAGAATCTCAAAAAAAAGCAGCAGTCGAGGGCTCCGCGGGTAAAGTGGAAAATTCTGGCAAGAGGAAGCCGCTTCTTCAGGCCTGGGTCTCACCCTCAGATACACAGCCCGTCTCGGCTCGGCCAAGCGCTGGACGCGGGTCGGCCAAGCACAG ACTTCATCCCGTGAAGCCGATGAACACGGCAGCCACCAAGGTCGCTCTCTCCAGCTCGGGAACTGCCACCATCATCAGTGAGAACTTGGTCAACGAAGCCATGATGAAG AAATACAAGCCCTCGGAACCCGCGTTTGCTTATGCACAGCTGACCCACGACGAGCTGATCCAGCTTGTCCTCAAACAGAAGGAAACGATAAGCAAGAAGGAGTGTCAGGTGCGCCAGCTGGAAGACTACATCGACAACCTGCTGGTCAGGGTCATGGAAGAGACCCCCAGCATCCTCCGGGTTCCCTCTCAG gacACTTGCCCCCTTCTCAACTAA